GAAGCTCGATGACGCCGAATGCAGCCATCTGTTCCTGCTGGCCCACAAACGGCCGCCGCCGCCGGAGGCGCATCATCGCGTCACAGTTTCGCCTTTGGTCCAGCAGTTGCTGGACGAGCTGACGGCACGGCCGGCCTATGTGGTCAACCTGCGCTGGGATGTCGTTGCCTGGAATGCGGCGGCGGACGCGCTGTTCGGCTTCAGTGCCCGGAGGCCGGAGCTTGGCAATATTTTGCAGATGGTGTTTGCCGATCCCGAGATGCGGCGGCGTATGCCCGCCTGGCGCGAAGACGCGCCGAAGCTGCTCGCCCAGTTTCGATATGATTTCGCCGTGGCTCCGGATGATCCGTCGATGCTGGCCCTGGTTGAAAGCCTCAAGGACCTTTCGGCCGATTTCAGGCGCTGGTGGGCAGCCCCTGGTGGCGACGAGGCCCGGCGCGGGATCGGATCCCTGATCGATGCTGCAGCCGAGCGCCGGCGTTTCCGCCATGAGACGCTGGTGGTGGACGAACACCGGCATCTGCGCATGGTGGTCTATTTCGCCGAACCGGTGCTCGCCCGAGAGCGATAACCGAAGCGGCCGCCTCTTTTGGTTCGGCCTATTCGAGAGCTGCGGCGATGGTGGCGCCGACGACAACGCTCGACAGCGCCGTGCCGAGAAGCAGCGAGGTGTTGACCGGCCGCTTCACGACCGTGCCGAAGTTGAAGAGGTTCATCGGCAGGAGATGAAAGCCGCCGCTTTCCGGCTTGCTCGACGGCGCTTCCATGAAGCACTCGTCGTCGAACCAGACCCAATCGTCGCGCCAGGTCCAGCAGCCGTGCTGGCGATAGATGTTGGCCACCTGCTCGGCGAAGCCCTTGTCGGCCGGCAGGCGGACGTAGTTTTGCGGCCGGCGGCTGAAATACTGCATGGCGAGCGGCATGGAGCGCTCTGTGCAATAGTTCGACATCCAGAGCTTGAAGCCGATTTCGTCGCGCAGGCGGTCGAGCACCCGGAAGACCTGCACGTGATCCTCGTGGCCATACTCGCCCCAGGGATTGTGGGTGAAGACATTCATGTCGGGCTTCAAGAGCGGCAGGAGCGTGCGGTAGAGCGTCTCGTAGTTGTCGCGATAGGCCTGCGCGATCGGCCGGGTCGAGTGGCGGAAGCTGCCGGGCATGATCTGCGACAGCGATTTCTTGACGATGCGCTTGGCTTCGCGGCGCGTGCCTTCGGTGCCGAACTCCATGCCGAAGGGGCCGGGTTTCGGGCTCGTCCAGTCGGCGCAGTCAAACGAGCCGGTTTCTTCCATTTCGAGGAAGCGCACGTTGCCACGCGGATAGGCCTTGATCGCAGCGGTGCGCGCGTCGCCCATTTGCGGCTCAGACCAGATGTCGCGATAAAGGATGATCACCTCATCGACCTTGTTGAGGATCGAGGTGAACCACAGCAACTCGTCATCGGGATGGGCGCCGATGATGACGGAGTTCTTCAGAAAATCATGCGTGTCGGCCATGCTCTGCGCGCCCTCGTGTTCGTCGCGCGCAATTCTGACGTGTAGAGATTAAACCGGCGTAAAGCGGGATGGCCTGTCCACAGGTTACGGGGGGGCGGCGACGCAGTCCCGGACGTATCGGTTGACTGCCGGTCACGCAAAGAGACACGCCGCGAGCATGGTACGCGCGCTGCCCTCTCTCCCTCCTCCTACGTCATTTCTGTGACGAGCACGGAAATGACGTATGAGGAAGGAGCGGCCGTTCGCCAGTGTTCAACTATTTCACTGAACCCGAATGGTCCCGTCGCCTCTTCCTTCCGGGCCGCGCCTTCTGAACCCTCTACTGCGCCGACCAGACCGCCAGTTCGTAACCATCCGGGTCGGCGAAATGGAAGCGTCTTCCGCCGGGAAAGGTGAAAATCGGTTTGACGATCCTGCCGCCGGCCTTTTCGACGCGGGCGAGCATGTCCTCCAGCGTGTCCGCATAGAGGATGATCAGCGGTCCGCCGCTGCCGACAGGGCCGGTGGTGGTGAAGCCGCCGGTCAGTCGGCCGTCCTTGAATTCGCAATATTCCGGGCCGTAATCGGTGAAGGTCCAGCCGAAGGCGCTGCCGTAGAAGGCCTTGGCGGCGGCGATGTCGGAGACGTTGAACTCGACATAGTCGATGCGGCTGTCGTTGCCCTTGTTACCCATTTTATCTGTCTTCTCCGGATTCCATGATTGATTTCAAAGTGGCGAGATCCTTCGCCACCCAGCCGGCGTCGCCGGCAAATTGTTCCGCGCTCATGCCCGGCTGGCGCAGCAGCGTGAACATCACCTCCGCGCCGTCGCCGTTCGGAACGACGCGCAACGCATTGTGGACCTCCGTGCCGTCTTCCAGCGTAACGCGATGATCGACGACGCCGAAGGCGTTGTCCGGCGCAAAGCGGACGCGGGCATTGCCGAGAGGGCCCGGCGCAAGCCAATGGTCGCCGTCGCGGGTTAGACCCGACGAGAGGCCGGACGCCCAGCGCGGCATGTTCTCGGGCTTAGCCATGAAGGCATAGACCGCGCGCCAGTCGCGGTCGATGGTGGTGTGAACGATCTTTGCTCCAGTGTTGCCATGCATTGTTCTCCTGAGCGAAGGAGTAGCATGGGCGGC
The nucleotide sequence above comes from Ensifer sp. PDNC004. Encoded proteins:
- a CDS encoding helix-turn-helix transcriptional regulator, producing the protein MISVVAWAGCGNHIFRAHLSCYNLSIYPITASNSVNERSLERSKNELSEFLTRHRAKLTPADAGLAFNGRRRTPGLRREEVAALAGVGLTWYTWFEQGRDIKVSEAFLLNVARALKLDDAECSHLFLLAHKRPPPPEAHHRVTVSPLVQQLLDELTARPAYVVNLRWDVVAWNAAADALFGFSARRPELGNILQMVFADPEMRRRMPAWREDAPKLLAQFRYDFAVAPDDPSMLALVESLKDLSADFRRWWAAPGGDEARRGIGSLIDAAAERRRFRHETLVVDEHRHLRMVVYFAEPVLARER
- a CDS encoding VOC family protein, whose amino-acid sequence is MGNKGNDSRIDYVEFNVSDIAAAKAFYGSAFGWTFTDYGPEYCEFKDGRLTGGFTTTGPVGSGGPLIILYADTLEDMLARVEKAGGRIVKPIFTFPGGRRFHFADPDGYELAVWSAQ
- a CDS encoding SRPBCC family protein; its protein translation is MHGNTGAKIVHTTIDRDWRAVYAFMAKPENMPRWASGLSSGLTRDGDHWLAPGPLGNARVRFAPDNAFGVVDHRVTLEDGTEVHNALRVVPNGDGAEVMFTLLRQPGMSAEQFAGDAGWVAKDLATLKSIMESGEDR